The nucleotide sequence CGGAGTCGTAGAGCTCGTCCGGGACGGCCTGGAGCGCGGCCAACAGGATGATGACCGAGGCGCCGACCGTCCACAGACTCATGATGATGAGTCCCGGCTTCACCCACGCAGCATCCGTCGTCCATGAAGGTCCGTCGATTCCGAACCATCCCAGCACCGTGTTGAAGAGCCCGTTCTGGCCGTTGAAGAGCAGCAGGAACAGGATGCCGACGGCGACCGGCGGGGTCATCTTCGGCAGGAAGAACACGGTACGGAAGAAGCCGGCGCTTCGGCCCGCGCGATTGAGCAGCAGAGCGAGCAGGAGCGAGACCAGAACGTACAGCGGCACCTGGACGATCGTGAAGAACAGGGTGTTGCCGAGCGCCAGCGCGATCTTCGGGTCGTTGAACAGCGCGACGTAATTCTCGGCACCGACGAAGTTCGGGTCGTTGATGACGTCGTAATCGGTGAGCGAGAGGTACACGCTGTAGATCAGCGGCCATGCCGTGAACACCGCGAACCCGACGAGCCAGGGGCTGAGGAACAGCAGTGCGGAGCCCAGGTTGCGCCGCCGGGCCCGCCTGCGACCGCGCTCGCGGTCCACAGGCGGCGCCACGGGAACGTCCGCGACGGGCGGCGCGGTCATCAGTCACCGTTTCCCAGCTCGGACCACGCGTCATCGAGGGCGGACTGCGCCTCTTTCTGCGCGTCGGCCAGGGCATCCGCGGCGGACGCCTTGCCATCCAGCACGGCGTTCACCGCATCGAACATCGCGGCCTTGAACTCGGCGTCCGCAGGATTGGCGGGCATCGAGAAAGTGCTGTCGTTCGCCTCGTACATCTTCGACACGGCGGTGTCCCAGGGCTCGCCGCCCGAGGTCGTCAGGTCGCGGATCATCTGATCGGCCTTCGCGTTGGCCGTGAGGATGCCGGTGAAGGGCTTGTCTTCCGACTTCCGAACTTCGATCCGTGCCTCGGCCGCGGCCTGCCAGGCGTCGACCGACGTCATGGCGCGGGCGAACCGGCAGGCGGCCTCGGGATTGGCGCTGCCGCTGGGGATCGCCCACGCCGAGCCGGTCGAGTACGCGATCGTGTCGCCCTTGCGGTCGTGCACCGTGTCGAATGCCATCGGGGCGTCGGGCGAGACGTCGTTGAGCACGTTGACGTACCACTGCTCCATCGGCATCGCGCCGAGAACACCCGTTGCGAACTGGTTGCCCTCGCCGAAGAAGTCCGCGGAGTCGCGGTACGCCTTCACCGCGCTGAACCCACCCTGGTCTTCATAGATGGATGCTGCCCACTCGAGCGCTTCGACCACGTGCGGGTCGTCGAGCTGAGCCTTCTTCCCGTCGGGCGTGATGACGTCCGCGCCGTTGGCCTTCGCCCACAGTGGCAGGAACTCGGGAAGCTTGCTGTCGTAGCCGATGACGTCGAGGTTGCCGCCATCGTTCACCGTGAGGGCTTCGTTAGCCGCGCTCATGGCATCCCAGTCCGAGCCGTTGACATCGTCGATCGTCAGCCCGGCCGCCGAGAGCAGCTCCTCGTTCGCCATAGTCAGCTGGACGGTGTTGAACTCGGGGATGCCGTAGACGACGCCGTCGAGGGTCACCTGGTCGAGCGCGGGCGGCACGAAGTCGTCCGTCGGAATGCCCTCGCCGTCGATGCAGCGGTCGAGGGGAACCACGGCTCCCCGCGCGGCGAGCGAGCCGATCTGGTCCCTGCTCGCGTAGACGACGTCGGGCGGTTCTCCTGACGCGACCGCCGAGAGGAATTGCTGCAGGTCGAGGTCGCCCTCGGCGAGCTTGACCTCGACATCGCCCAGCTGCCCCTCCGCATAGTCGACGCGGCTGGTCGCCACTTCGTCGACACCGGAGAAGCCCATCACCGACAGCGAGCCGCTGAGGGCTGCGTCGGAGTCGTAGTCCGCGTCGTCATCACCGGCGCCGCCGGTTCCGACGGCGCATCCCGTGGCCCCGATCGCCAGCAGAGCGATGACTCCGGCGGCCGTCCATCGTGTCACACGCATGATCACCTCCTCCGCCCGTGAGAAGTGGGCGGTGGAGGGACGGTAAGGATGCGAGCGACCGAGCACCGAGGGGATTGACGAACCGTCGGTGGGAGCGTATTCGCGGGCGGGTGTCGCGCGAAGGACTCCCGCCGATTCCCGGCAGGATCACGGGGCTATCACGGCGGTACACCCTGACGCAATCCCGGCGAGCGGCAAGGGCGGAGTCCGTAGCGTCGGCGTCATGTCACCCGCCGCGCTCGCCCTGAACCCCTGGCGACCCTCCGCCGCGCCCGCCGCAGCGGTGGAGGCGATCGATGGCCTGGGCACCGACGTGCCTGCGACGATCGAGTGGGCGGTTCGCGTCGGACGGGACGCACCGTTGCCGGGGAGTGGCCGGACAGCACAGCTGTGGGAGCTCCTCGCCGAGACCGCGAGACTCGACGTCGGCGCCGCCCGGATCCTCGAACCACAGCTCGACGCACTCGCGATCCTGTGCCAGGCGCGCCGCGACGGGGTGGACGTCGATACGGCGCTGGACGAGGTGGGTGCCAGTGGTGACGCATCGTGGGGCGTCTTCGCGGCAGAGGGGCCCGGCGCGCGACTCGAGGCCTCTGCGCATGGAGCCGACGGCTGGCTGCTGAACGGGACCAAGCCGTGGTGCTCGCTCGCGGCGTCGTTGAGCCACGCACTCGTGACGGCCTGGGTGTCTCCCGATGCGCGCGGTCTGTTCGCTGTGCCCCTCCGTGTCGTGGGAGTGTCCGCACGATCGGGCCCGTGGGTCGCGCGAGGGCTCAGCCAGGTGATCAGCGCGCCTGTCGACTTCGACGCCGTCCGCGCGGTGCCGGTCGGCGAGCCGGGGTGGTACCTGTCACGCCCCGGGTTCGCGTGGGGCGGTATCGGCGTTGCGGCGGCGTGGTGGGGTGGAGCTGTTCCCGTGCACGAGGCGCTGGTCGCCTCAGCCGGTCGTGACGGCGCGGACCAACTCGCCGAGTTCTCCGCCGGGAGCACGGATGCTGCGCTCTGGGCGGCGCGGGCAGTCCTGGCCGAGGCGGCCGAGGCGATCGACACCGGCTTGGGCGACGAGGAAACCGGCACGCTCGCCGCCCGGGCGAGGGCCGTCGTCGCAGGCGCCGTCGAGCAGGTCCTCAACCTCGCCGATCATGCGCTCGGTCCCGGCCCGCTGACCACCGATGAGGATCACGCGCGGCGTGTGGCGGATCTCCGGATCTACGCGCGACAGCACCACGGCGAACGGGACCTCGCCCGCCTCGGCCGGAGGCTCCTGCCGTGAGCGTCGCCTTCGATCACCGCGACCCCGGTACCTCGGAGGCCGAGTGGACGGCGGCCCGGCTGCGGTCCAGAGCGACGCCTCTGCACGACCGCGCGTCGCGCCTCATCGTGCTCGCCGCGCACCCCGACGACGAGACGCTCGGCGCGGGCGGACTCATCGCGACCGCAGCGGCGACCGGAACGGACGTATCGGTGATCGTAGCCACGGACGGTGAGGCGTCTCATCCGCGCTCCTTGGCGGCCGCGGATCTCGGCGTACGACGGCGATTCGAAGTCGTCGCGGCGCTGCGCGAACTCGCCCCCGGTGCGCGGCTCAGGTTTCTCGGCCTTCCGGACGGAGGCCTTCGCGAGTCGACGGCGGCACTGCGCGATGCGCTGCTGGGCGAACTCGGACCGCTGCCGCACGGCGTCCTGCTGGCGGTCCCGTGGTGGGGCGATGGCCATCGCGATCATCGGGTTGCGGGCGAGACCGCCCTCACGCTCCGCGGACCGGGGGTGCACGTGATCGCGTACCCGATCTGGCTGTGGCACTGGGGCGATCCCGAGGCCGTCGACGCTCTCGTCGAGCCCGCTCGATGGCGCACGCTGCCGCTCGCGAAGGGTGTCGCCGACGCCAAGTCCGCGGCGCTGGCGCGACACGTGTCGCAGGTCGCGCCGATGTCAGATGCGCCGGGCGACGAAGCGATCCTGCACGACGACATGCGGGCGCATTTCGCTCGCCCTTACGAGCTGTTCATCGACACGGAGCCCTCGCCGGCCGCCGCGTCCGCGGACCCGGCGACGTTCGACGGCTACTTCCGCACGCACGCAGATCCCTGGGGTTTCGAGACGAGCTGGTACGAGGAGCGGAAGCGCTCCGTCCTCTTGGCCGCGCTCCCCCGTCAGCGCTTCTCACGTGTGCTCGAACTCGGCTGCGCGACCGGCGTCTTGACGATCGAACTCGCCCGGCGTGCCGATGGGGTGCTCGGCGTCGACGCCTCGCCCACTGCGCTGGCCCGTGCCCAAGATCGAGCCGACGGAACCATCGGTCTGGCTTTCGAGCACCGGAACCTGCCCGCGCAGTGGCCGAGCGGTTGCTTCGACCTCGTTGTGCTGTCCGAACTCGGCTACTACTGGTCTGCGGACGACCTGGCCGCCGCACGGGCGCGGATCGCAGCATCCCTTACTCACGATGGTGTCCTGGTCGCGTGTCATTGGCGGCACCCGATGTCGGATGCGCCGCTCACCGCAGACGAGGTCCACGCCGCCCTCGGCGACGACCCCTCGTGGACGAAGACGCTGCACCATCTCGAACGCGACTTCGTACTCGAGGTGTTCGAGCGGTCCGCCGGCGGAGAGCGTCCTATATGAATAGACGCACGCGGGCCGTCGCCGTGATCGTGCCGGCGCACGACGAGGAACAGCTGCTCGGCGCCTGCCTGGACTCGATCGCTCGGGCCGTGGACGCGGCGCGCTCGGTCGTACCACGCATCGGAGTGTGGGTTGTGCTCGATGCCTGCACCGACGGCTCGGCGAGCGTCGCGGAGGCTGCGGGCGTCGAGGTCATCAGCGTCGACGCGCACAGCGTCGGCACCGCCAGGGCGGCCGGGGTACGCGCGGCGCTCGAAGGGCTCGGCGACGCCCCGGCGCGCGCGATCTGGACCGCGCACACCGATGCCGACTCGGTCGTACCGCCGAACTGGCTGATCCATCAGCTGGATCTCGCCCAGCAGGGAGCAGATGTCGTGGTCGGCACCGTGCGCCCGGATTTCCGCGACCTCGACGCGGAGCAGGTCGAGGCGTGGTGGGCGACCCACACGCCGGGTGTCGCGAACGGACACGTGCACGGGGCGAATCTCGGCATCCGCGCGAGCGCACTCCTCGATGCCGGAGGCTTCGCCGATGCCGCCGTGCACGAGGATGTCTGGCTCGTCGACGAGATCCGCTCCCGGGGCGGGCGCCTCCTCGCGACCGATGCCGCGTGGGTGCGGACCAGCGGACGCCCGATCGGTCGCGCCCCGGGCGGCTACTCCCGCTACCTGCGGGAAGACCTCGTTCCGCTCGCGCGGCGACGCCACGACCCACCACCCCTGCAGCACGGCGTCCACCAGTGGGAGCACGACCCGTCCGAAGTCGCGTGATGCAGAGGCTGTCCGCCGTGTCGGCGCCCCGTCGTCACTCGTGCTCCGGCAGAAGCGGCGTCGACCAGCCGGGGTCGCGGCCGAGCTGCGTCGCGCGGGAGACGGATGCTGCGCCGAAACGATCGCGCACGGCATCGAGCACCGTGTCCAGGCGCACGCCGTCGTCCCAATCGATCGGGAGCTCTGGCGGGACACTGTCGACGCGGCCGAGCTGCGACAGCGAGACGCCGATGAGGGTGATGCCGCGTTCTGCGATCTCGGGCTGCGCGACGGCCAGCAACCCGTGCGCGACCGCGAGGATCAGCGCAGTGCGATCGGTGGGTGAGCGGAACGAGCGGGAGCGCGTGGCCTTCGCGTAGTCGCCGTACCGGAGGCGCAGCACGACGGTTCGACAGACGCGGTCGCCGTCGCGCAGGCGACGCGCGAGCCGATCGACGATCTGCGTGAGGATGACTTCAAGCTCCTCGGGCGTGCGTGGCCGGTTCCCGAGCGCACGCTGCGAGCCGATGGACCCGCGGCGCCGCGTGGTATCGACCGGGCGCGGATCGCGCAGCCGAGCCAGCGCATGCAGGTGCGCTCCGGCCGCCCTGCCGAGCAGTCTCTCGGCTGTCGCAGCCTCGAGCTCGGCCAGCTGCCCGACGGTGTGGATGCCGAGACCGTGGAGCTTCTCAGCAGTGACGGCGCCCACCCCCCACAGCCGTTCCACCGGCAGCGGGAGCAGGAACTCCTCTTCGCGTCCGGGCTCGACCAGCAGCAGCCCGTCGGGTTTGCTGACGGCGCTGGCGACTTTGGCGAGGAACTTGGTGCGGGCGATCCCGACCGAGATGGGCAGCCCGACCTCCGCACGAACCCGCTCCCGCAGTCTCACCGCGACCTGCTCAGGCGTACCCGCGATGCGTCGCAGGCCGCCGACCTCGAGGAATGCCTCATCGATGGAGAGCCCCTCGACGAGCGGCGTCGTATCGCGGAAGATCGCGAAGACGGCTTTGCTCGCCGCGGAGTAGGCCTCCATGCGGGGCGGCACGATCACGGCATCGGGGCACAGGTCGCGCGCCTGACGGCCTCCCATCGCGGTGCGCACTCCTCGAGCCTTCGCCTCGTAGCTCGCCGCCAGCACCACGCCGCCGCCGACGACGACGGGCCGGCCACGCAACGCGGGCGCGTCGCGCTGCTCGACCGACGCATAGAAGGCGTCGAGATCCGCATGGAGCACGGTCGCCTCGTCGCGCATACCACCTCCCATCGAACATCTGTTCTGACGATCGTCGCACCGACCGACGACATCGGCGACCCCCTCCGTTCCCATTACGCCTCTCGAGCCGGATTGGCTAGGGGGTCCCTGATCTTCGGACCGTTTCTTAGCGTGGACATCGGAGCGACCACCCCGGTCGATCTCCGAATCCATCCCTCGCATGACGACAAGGAGCACTCATGTCCTCGAGTTGGGACGCCTGGGACTACCGCCAGTCGGTCGATCGCGGGGCCGGTTCCCGCGACCTGGTGGGGTATCACGTGGAGGCCAAGGATGGCCGCATCGGAAAGATCGACGAGGCGAGCAACGACGCCGGCAGCAGCCGGCTCGTCGTGGACACCGGGCCGTGGATCTTCGGGCGGAAGGTGATTCTTCCGGCCGGGACGGTCGAACGTGTCGACGACGAAGAAGAGAAGGTCTACGTCGATCTGACGAAGGACCAGATCAAGAACTCTCCGGAGTGGGACCAGTCCACGACGGGTCAGGACGACGCGTACCGCAGCCAGCTGGACACCTACTACGGCGACTTCTACCGCTGACCGGATCGGCGGCCGGATGGTCGTCATCCTCGCCGACTGATGGAAACGGGGTGCAGCCTTGCGGCTGCACCCCGTTTCGCGTGGCCCGACTATCCCCGGCTCGGGACCCGGTTCTCGGCGCTGACCATCCATGCGTATTGTTCGAGCTTCTCGATGATCTGGTGCAGCAGATCCGCACTGGTGGGATCCTCTTCGTCGACCGCGTCGTGCACGTCGCGACAGGTGCCGACCGTGTTCTCGAGCCGTTCCGTGATGAGGTCGATCACGTCGGTCGTGGCGATCTCGCCCTGCGGGAACTCGGGGAGGCTGGTGGTCTCGGCGACGGTGTCGCTGCGACCATCGGGAAGGGCATGCAACGCGCGCATGCGTTCGGCGACAGCATCGCTGAACTCCCGTGCCGACTCGATGATCTCGTCGAGCTGGCGGTGCGTGTCGCGGAAGTTCTTCCCCACGACGTTCCAGTGGGCCTGCTTGCCCTGCGAGGCGAGCTCGATGAGGTCGACGAGCACCTTCTGGAGGTTGTCGCTGAGCGTGGCGGACGCGGCGAAACCGCTCTCGGCGTTCTGCTCCTTGGTGAGCTGGGCGCCGCGAGCGGGCCGCCGCTTGTTACGCGTGGAGGATGGGGTCGAGTTCTTCGTCGTTGAGTTCTTCGTCGTGGTGGCCATGATGCCGACCGTACGGACCGAACCGGTCGAACAAGCAGGGATTGTGCGTGCTCGACAGTCGTGCTACCGGCCTCAAGTTCCGCGCCGGCGCTCACGTGGACGCTTCGGGCGCGACGCGCTCACCGATCGCGGTCGGAGCGCTCCTCGGCGCCTGGCGGAACATCTCGGTCCACCGGAAGCTGACTGGCTGGAGCCACGGTAGACGGGGTGCGCGACACCTGCGCCGCCTCCTCCACAGCCCGCGCCCTCGGACGGTATCGGCGGGTTCTCCACAGGGCTGAAAACGAGGCTTGATCTGGGGGTTCAATGTCGGAACCCCTCGTCAGAATGGAGCCATGACGAACCTCTCCGACGCCCTCACCGGGCTCGGTGATGCGCTCGCAGAGGTGGTCGCGGCGGCCTTCGCCGAAGGCTGTCTCGCCGCCGAGACCGATGCCGGCGTGCTGGCCGCGCTGGCGGCGGCGGGGCGGCTGCATCGGCTGGCTGAGGCGGCGATGACCGCGGCGGTGGCTGAGATCGTCGACCGCGATGACGCGGTTCCGCGTCCGGATCAGATCACCACGCGGTACGGCTGCCGCAAGGTGGGCGAACTGGTGGAGCGGGCGACCCGGGTGTCGGGGCGCACCGCGGCCGAGATCGTGAAGGCGGCCCGAGCGACGGGGCGGCGCACGTCGCTGTCGACGGGGGAGGCGCTGCCGGCGGAGTACCCGCAACTGCGCCGGGTGTTGGCGGCCGGGCAGGTCGGCGTCGACGGGGTGGTCGCCGTGGTCGGCGCGTTCCGCAGCAGCGTGGGCCGGGCCGACCTGCTCGCCGCCGACGATGAACTCGCGGCCGCCGCGCGCGGTGAGGGAGCGGATGCTGCGCCTCCAGCGTCGGCGGACGAGCTGCGGGCGCTCGCACAAGTGTGGGCGGCGTACCTCGACCAGGACGGCGCGGAACCCGCCGAGGCGAAGGCGATGCGGCGGCGCGGTATCACGCTCGGTCGGCGCGGTGAGGACGGACTGGTGCCGATCGGCGGTCGGCTCCTTCCCGAGGTCGCGGAACAGCTGCAACTCGGATTTGACAGCGTCCTCAATCCCAAGGTCGACGGCGTATCGATGCCGAAGGGGCCCTGCTTCACTGGTATCGATCGTGACGCCGACGCGGTTGGCGATGTTGGTCTCGACCGTTCCGAGGGCGAAGGTGCGGAGGGGTCCGAAGGTGGCGAGTTCGCGGGTGAGGAGCGGGTGCGTGACCAGGTCCGTCGCGAGTTCGCCGATGAGGAGCCGGTAGAGGCGGCAGCCGACCAGCGCAGCCTTCCACAGCAGCGGCACGACGCGCTCGCGATGATCCTCGGCGTCGCTGCCGCGTCCGGCGCGCTACCCACGCTGGGCGGCGCGGCACCGACGCTGGTTGTGCACGTACGCGAGGAAGACCTCGCGACCGGCCGCGGCTGCGCGTACCTGCCTGGCCAGGACGACCCGATCCCGCTCGCCGCTGCCCGGCACATCGCGTGCACCGGCGCCGTGCAGCGGGTGGTGCTCACCGAGAACGGCCGCATCGTGTCGATAGAGATCCTCGACCGCGTCTTCAACCACCACCAGCGCAAGGCGATAACCCTCCGCGACGGCGAATGCATCATCCCCGGCTGTCACGTCCGACCGGAATGGTGTGAGATCCACCACGTCGAAGAGCACTCGAGGGGTGGACCTACTCACACCGACAACGGCGTCTTGCTGTGCTGGTGGCATCACCGCACCCTCGACACCGGCGGCTGGCAGATCCGCATGGTCGATGGCAGCCCGTATGTCAAGGGCCCGTACTGGTGGGACGCGCAGGTGAAGTGGCGACCGGTCACGAAGTCGACGACGCGCAGACGCGACCACATCGCCGCCCGCATCTGACCCGGACGCGCCCAGGAGAAGCGACCGGGGACGGATGCGCGAGGCGATCGCACTGCCTAGTGAGCGTGCGCGTCGCGATCGCCGTCGTCGTCCTCGAGCAGCATGCCGACCGACGTCGCACAGGCATCACCCCGCCAGGCTTCCCTCCCCTCGCGCACGGCGAAGACCGCGATCACGAGCCCCGCCACGGCGTCGGCCCACCACCAGCCGAGCAGGCTGTTGAGCACCAGACCCGCGAGCACCGCAGCCGACAGGAAGGTGCAGATGAGAGTCTGCTTCGAATCGGCGACCGCCGTCGCCGACCCGAGCTCCCGCCCGGCGCGACGTTCGGCGAGCGACAGGAAGGGCATGATGACGACGCTCAGCGCGGTGATCGCGATTCCGGCCGGGCTGTGCTCGACCTCGACCTGCGCGACCAGCGTCAGCACCGACGTCGCCGTCACGTACGCGGCCAGCGCGAAGAACGCCCCCGCGATCACCCGCAGCGTCGGCCGCTCCCAACGCCCCGGGTCGCGTCGAGTGAACTGCCACGCGACCGCGGCCGCCGACAGGACCTCGATGGTCGAATCCAGTCCGAACGCGATGAGCGCGCCCGACGACGCGATCGCGCCGGCGGTGATCGCGACGATCGCCTCGACCAGGTTGTAGGCGATCGTCGCCGCGACGATCCAGCGGATGCGGCGCTCGAGGAGGTGCCGCCGCTCGTGGGCAAGGACGCCGGCGCTCATACGCACCCGCAGGTCTCACCGGTGCAGCAGGCGGGATCGACCGACAGCACGACCTGCAGCAGCTCGTCGAGCGCGGGCGCGAGGTGAGGATCGGCGAGCCGGTACGACGAGCGTCGTCCCTCGGGAGTCGCCTCCACCAGACCGCAGCCGCGCAGGCATGCGAGCTGGTTCGACATCACCTGACGCGACACCCCGACGGCGTCCGCGAGATCGGACGGGTAGGCGGGACCGCTGCGCAGCGCCAGGAGGACGGCGCTGCGCGTGGGATCCGCGAGCGCGAAGCCGAGCCGGGCGAGGGCGGCGGTGTGGGAGACAGTGGCGTTCGCCGAGGTCATCCCCGCAATAGTACAGAGATTACTGTACTGAATCGACGGGCGCTCTCGTCGCGCGAGTCCCGACTCAGGCCCCGAGTCCGCGGCGCAGCGCCGCGAGTCCGTACTCGAATGCGCCGTCGACGTCGCCGCCGAGCCGGAAGGCTCCGGCGAGCTCCATGTGGATGAACCCGGTCGCCCACGCCGTCACGAGACGCGCCGCATCGAGGGCGTGCTCCTGGCCGGCGATCGCGGCGGCACTGTCCACGATGGTCATCCCCGCGCGGTCGAGCAGCTCCTGCGGGGCGGCGGCCGCGAACATCAGGCGGAACCCCTCCGGGCGCTCGTGCGCGAGCGCCCGGTACGCGCGGGCGAGATCTTCCAGAGAGCGATCGGATGCCTCGAGCCGCTCTGTCAGGTCACCCACGGTTGCGGCGGCCACGGCCCCGATGAGGGCGTCGCGATCACGCACGCGCTTGTAGAGCGACGGCGCGCGCACCCCCACACGCTGCGCGACGCTCTGCATCGTGAGGCCTGTCGGCCCGGACTCTTCGAGGATGTCGCGCCCTGCGGCGACGATCTCGGCGTACGACGTGCGTTCCGGTGTCGGCATGTGGCGTCTCCTCGATGGCTATTGACAGTAGCCATCATAGCTACGTATCGTAGCCATGCCAAGTTCGGAGACACCGACGGCTCTCGCGAAGGATCCCCCATGAAGCTCGCACCGCACCTGCACCGCATCGGCAACGACATCGTCGCCGCCTACCTCGTCGTCACAGACGACGGCGTCACCGTCGTGGACGCGGGACTCCCGGGTCACTGGAAGGACCTCGTGCGCGAACTCGAGACGCTGGGCCTCACCCCCGCCGCCGTCAAGGGTGTCGTGCTCACCCACGGCGACAGCGACCACATCGGCTTCGCCGAGCACCTGCGCCGCGAGCACGGCGTGCCCGTCTACGTGCACGAGGCCGATGCCGAGCGCGCCCGGACCGGAGAGAAGCCGAAGGTGTCGACCGGGCCGATGAAGCTCGCGCCGACGCTCGGGTTCTTCACCTACGCCCTGCGCAAGCGGGCGATGCCCATGACCTACGTCTCGGAGGTCGTGGAGGTGCACGACGGCGATGTGCTCGATCTGCCCGGCTCACCCGTGATCGTGGGCATGCCCGGCCACTCGCCCGGCAGCATCGCGGTGCACATCCCGGTCGCCGACGCCGTGTTCGTGGGCGACGCGCTCACGACGCGCCACGTGCTCACCGGCCGCGAGGGCATGCAGCCGGCACCCTTCACCGATGACCCCGCCGAAGCCCTGGACTCGCTCGAACGCCTCGCCGGCGTGAATGCCTCGTGGGTGCTCCCCGGTCACGGCGCGCCCTGGAAGGGCTCGCCCGCCGAGGTCGCGGCCGCTGTCCGGGCGGGTGCGGCCTGAACCCCACCTGCCCGGGCAACCGGTGGACTCAGACCGGCCGCGCCGCCGCG is from Microbacterium sp. LWH3-1.2 and encodes:
- a CDS encoding carbohydrate ABC transporter permease; amino-acid sequence: MTAPPVADVPVAPPVDRERGRRRARRRNLGSALLFLSPWLVGFAVFTAWPLIYSVYLSLTDYDVINDPNFVGAENYVALFNDPKIALALGNTLFFTIVQVPLYVLVSLLLALLLNRAGRSAGFFRTVFFLPKMTPPVAVGILFLLLFNGQNGLFNTVLGWFGIDGPSWTTDAAWVKPGLIIMSLWTVGASVIILLAALQAVPDELYDSAKLDGAGFWRQSFSITVPMISPALFFIVVVNTIAGLQTFDEAYTAFFGAGNTTYSNDAALFYVIYLFQQAFEFLHMGYASAMAWVLFALIMAVTAVQILVSRRVVYYEGDDRP
- a CDS encoding ABC transporter substrate-binding protein, with product MRVTRWTAAGVIALLAIGATGCAVGTGGAGDDDADYDSDAALSGSLSVMGFSGVDEVATSRVDYAEGQLGDVEVKLAEGDLDLQQFLSAVASGEPPDVVYASRDQIGSLAARGAVVPLDRCIDGEGIPTDDFVPPALDQVTLDGVVYGIPEFNTVQLTMANEELLSAAGLTIDDVNGSDWDAMSAANEALTVNDGGNLDVIGYDSKLPEFLPLWAKANGADVITPDGKKAQLDDPHVVEALEWAASIYEDQGGFSAVKAYRDSADFFGEGNQFATGVLGAMPMEQWYVNVLNDVSPDAPMAFDTVHDRKGDTIAYSTGSAWAIPSGSANPEAACRFARAMTSVDAWQAAAEARIEVRKSEDKPFTGILTANAKADQMIRDLTTSGGEPWDTAVSKMYEANDSTFSMPANPADAEFKAAMFDAVNAVLDGKASAADALADAQKEAQSALDDAWSELGNGD
- a CDS encoding acyl-CoA dehydrogenase family protein; translated protein: MSPAALALNPWRPSAAPAAAVEAIDGLGTDVPATIEWAVRVGRDAPLPGSGRTAQLWELLAETARLDVGAARILEPQLDALAILCQARRDGVDVDTALDEVGASGDASWGVFAAEGPGARLEASAHGADGWLLNGTKPWCSLAASLSHALVTAWVSPDARGLFAVPLRVVGVSARSGPWVARGLSQVISAPVDFDAVRAVPVGEPGWYLSRPGFAWGGIGVAAAWWGGAVPVHEALVASAGRDGADQLAEFSAGSTDAALWAARAVLAEAAEAIDTGLGDEETGTLAARARAVVAGAVEQVLNLADHALGPGPLTTDEDHARRVADLRIYARQHHGERDLARLGRRLLP
- a CDS encoding PIG-L family deacetylase; amino-acid sequence: MSVAFDHRDPGTSEAEWTAARLRSRATPLHDRASRLIVLAAHPDDETLGAGGLIATAAATGTDVSVIVATDGEASHPRSLAAADLGVRRRFEVVAALRELAPGARLRFLGLPDGGLRESTAALRDALLGELGPLPHGVLLAVPWWGDGHRDHRVAGETALTLRGPGVHVIAYPIWLWHWGDPEAVDALVEPARWRTLPLAKGVADAKSAALARHVSQVAPMSDAPGDEAILHDDMRAHFARPYELFIDTEPSPAAASADPATFDGYFRTHADPWGFETSWYEERKRSVLLAALPRQRFSRVLELGCATGVLTIELARRADGVLGVDASPTALARAQDRADGTIGLAFEHRNLPAQWPSGCFDLVVLSELGYYWSADDLAAARARIAASLTHDGVLVACHWRHPMSDAPLTADEVHAALGDDPSWTKTLHHLERDFVLEVFERSAGGERPI
- a CDS encoding glycosyltransferase, which gives rise to MNRRTRAVAVIVPAHDEEQLLGACLDSIARAVDAARSVVPRIGVWVVLDACTDGSASVAEAAGVEVISVDAHSVGTARAAGVRAALEGLGDAPARAIWTAHTDADSVVPPNWLIHQLDLAQQGADVVVGTVRPDFRDLDAEQVEAWWATHTPGVANGHVHGANLGIRASALLDAGGFADAAVHEDVWLVDEIRSRGGRLLATDAAWVRTSGRPIGRAPGGYSRYLREDLVPLARRRHDPPPLQHGVHQWEHDPSEVA
- the dinB gene encoding DNA polymerase IV, yielding MRDEATVLHADLDAFYASVEQRDAPALRGRPVVVGGGVVLAASYEAKARGVRTAMGGRQARDLCPDAVIVPPRMEAYSAASKAVFAIFRDTTPLVEGLSIDEAFLEVGGLRRIAGTPEQVAVRLRERVRAEVGLPISVGIARTKFLAKVASAVSKPDGLLLVEPGREEEFLLPLPVERLWGVGAVTAEKLHGLGIHTVGQLAELEAATAERLLGRAAGAHLHALARLRDPRPVDTTRRRGSIGSQRALGNRPRTPEELEVILTQIVDRLARRLRDGDRVCRTVVLRLRYGDYAKATRSRSFRSPTDRTALILAVAHGLLAVAQPEIAERGITLIGVSLSQLGRVDSVPPELPIDWDDGVRLDTVLDAVRDRFGAASVSRATQLGRDPGWSTPLLPEHE
- a CDS encoding PRC-barrel domain-containing protein; its protein translation is MSSSWDAWDYRQSVDRGAGSRDLVGYHVEAKDGRIGKIDEASNDAGSSRLVVDTGPWIFGRKVILPAGTVERVDDEEEKVYVDLTKDQIKNSPEWDQSTTGQDDAYRSQLDTYYGDFYR
- a CDS encoding Dps family protein, which translates into the protein MATTTKNSTTKNSTPSSTRNKRRPARGAQLTKEQNAESGFAASATLSDNLQKVLVDLIELASQGKQAHWNVVGKNFRDTHRQLDEIIESAREFSDAVAERMRALHALPDGRSDTVAETTSLPEFPQGEIATTDVIDLITERLENTVGTCRDVHDAVDEEDPTSADLLHQIIEKLEQYAWMVSAENRVPSRG
- a CDS encoding HNH endonuclease signature motif containing protein, translating into MTNLSDALTGLGDALAEVVAAAFAEGCLAAETDAGVLAALAAAGRLHRLAEAAMTAAVAEIVDRDDAVPRPDQITTRYGCRKVGELVERATRVSGRTAAEIVKAARATGRRTSLSTGEALPAEYPQLRRVLAAGQVGVDGVVAVVGAFRSSVGRADLLAADDELAAAARGEGADAAPPASADELRALAQVWAAYLDQDGAEPAEAKAMRRRGITLGRRGEDGLVPIGGRLLPEVAEQLQLGFDSVLNPKVDGVSMPKGPCFTGIDRDADAVGDVGLDRSEGEGAEGSEGGEFAGEERVRDQVRREFADEEPVEAAADQRSLPQQRHDALAMILGVAAASGALPTLGGAAPTLVVHVREEDLATGRGCAYLPGQDDPIPLAAARHIACTGAVQRVVLTENGRIVSIEILDRVFNHHQRKAITLRDGECIIPGCHVRPEWCEIHHVEEHSRGGPTHTDNGVLLCWWHHRTLDTGGWQIRMVDGSPYVKGPYWWDAQVKWRPVTKSTTRRRDHIAARI